From Lysobacter silvisoli, the proteins below share one genomic window:
- the rpsE gene encoding 30S ribosomal protein S5, translating to MAEEQRAPRGRDRDRNREEIDDGMIEKLIAVNRVSKTVKGGRQFTFTALTVVGDGNGKVGFGYGKAREVPVAIQKSMEYARKAMNNVDLNNGTLWHAVKSGHGAAHVFMQPASEGTGVIAGGAMRAVLEAVGVKNVLAKATGSRNPINLVRATLKGLTGMHSPAKIAAKRGKKVEDLNHG from the coding sequence ATGGCTGAAGAACAGCGTGCACCGCGGGGTCGTGATCGCGACCGTAACCGCGAAGAGATCGACGACGGCATGATCGAGAAGCTGATCGCGGTCAACCGCGTCAGCAAGACCGTCAAGGGCGGCCGCCAGTTCACCTTCACCGCGCTGACGGTGGTGGGCGACGGCAACGGCAAGGTCGGCTTCGGCTACGGCAAGGCGCGCGAAGTGCCGGTCGCGATCCAGAAGTCGATGGAATACGCCCGCAAGGCGATGAACAACGTCGATCTGAACAACGGCACCTTGTGGCACGCCGTGAAGTCGGGCCATGGCGCGGCGCATGTGTTCATGCAGCCGGCGTCGGAAGGTACCGGCGTGATCGCCGGCGGCGCCATGCGCGCCGTGCTGGAAGCGGTCGGCGTCAAGAACGTGCTGGCCAAGGCCACCGGTTCGCGCAACCCGATCAACCTGGTCCGCGCCACCCTGAAGGGTCTGACCGGCATGCATTCGCCGGCCAAGATCGCGGCCAAGCGCGGCAAGAAGGTGGAGGATCTCAACCATGGCTAA
- the rpmD gene encoding 50S ribosomal protein L30 has product MAKAANKPVEGGTVTVRLVKGLRGCQSRHRLSVKALGLNKLNDVRTLKDSPQVRGLINTVHYLVQVEG; this is encoded by the coding sequence ATGGCTAAGGCTGCTAACAAGCCGGTCGAAGGCGGCACCGTGACGGTGCGCCTCGTCAAGGGTCTGCGTGGCTGCCAGTCGCGTCACCGCCTGTCGGTGAAGGCGCTGGGCCTGAACAAGCTCAACGACGTGCGGACGCTGAAGGACAGCCCGCAGGTTCGTGGCCTGATCAACACGGTCCACTACCTGGTTCAGGTCGAGGGCTAA
- the rplO gene encoding 50S ribosomal protein L15 — translation MRLNTLKPADGAREDRKRVGRGIGSGLGKTAGRGHKGSFARSGKGKIKAGFEGGQTPMQRRLPKIGFRSKTAKDTAEVLSYQLDKLEAGEVDFAKLLAAKLVPSTAKQAKIVKKGELSKAFVLKGVLATAGAKAAIEAAGGKVGE, via the coding sequence ATGCGTCTCAACACTCTCAAGCCGGCTGACGGCGCCCGCGAAGACCGCAAGCGCGTCGGTCGCGGTATCGGTTCGGGCCTGGGCAAGACCGCGGGCCGCGGCCACAAGGGTTCCTTCGCCCGTTCGGGCAAGGGCAAGATCAAGGCCGGCTTCGAAGGCGGCCAGACTCCGATGCAGCGTCGTCTGCCGAAGATCGGTTTCCGCTCCAAGACCGCCAAGGACACCGCCGAGGTGCTGTCCTACCAGCTGGACAAGCTGGAAGCGGGCGAGGTCGATTTCGCCAAGCTGCTCGCGGCCAAGCTGGTTCCCAGCACCGCCAAGCAGGCGAAGATCGTCAAGAAGGGCGAGCTGAGCAAGGCGTTCGTGCTCAAGGGCGTGCTGGCTACGGCCGGCGCTAAGGCCGCTATCGAAGCGGCCGGCGGCAAGGTCGGGGAGTAA
- the secY gene encoding preprotein translocase subunit SecY, which yields MAGLGGGLGKFTELRQRLLFVVGALIVYRIGCYIPVPGVNPEAMLKLMETQKGTIVDMFNMFSGGALHRFSLFALNVMPYISSSIIVQLLVQIVPSLKAIQKEGESGRRKINQWSRMGAIPLAVFQAWGIATALQAGGASQGIPVVYSPGPGFILTAVIALTAGTMFLMWIGEQVTERGIGNGVSLIIFAGIVAGLPAAVGTMFNQINDGTMNAITAVVVVAIVLVFTYLVVFVERGQRRITVNYARRQGGRNAYMNQSSFLPLKLNMAGVIPAIFASSIVMFPATAATWFSQGNQATWLQRLSQWLNPGEPLHMILYAGLIVGFAFFYTALVFNSQETADNLKKSGALIPGIRPGKATADYVDGVLTRLTAAGAAYLVIVCLLPEIMRTQLGTSFYFGGTSLLIVVVVVMDFIAQIQAHLMSHQYESLLKKANLKGGSRGGLARG from the coding sequence ATGGCCGGTCTCGGCGGCGGTCTCGGTAAGTTCACCGAGCTCCGCCAACGTCTGCTGTTCGTGGTCGGCGCGTTGATCGTCTATCGCATCGGGTGCTACATCCCGGTGCCGGGCGTCAACCCCGAGGCGATGCTCAAGCTCATGGAAACGCAGAAGGGCACGATCGTGGACATGTTCAACATGTTCTCGGGCGGCGCCCTTCACCGCTTCAGCCTGTTCGCGCTGAACGTGATGCCGTACATCTCGTCGTCCATCATCGTGCAGCTGCTGGTGCAGATCGTGCCCAGCCTGAAGGCCATCCAGAAGGAAGGCGAGTCGGGCCGGCGCAAGATCAACCAGTGGTCGCGCATGGGTGCGATCCCGCTGGCCGTGTTCCAGGCCTGGGGCATCGCCACGGCCTTGCAGGCCGGCGGTGCGAGCCAGGGCATCCCGGTGGTCTACAGCCCCGGTCCGGGCTTCATCCTGACCGCGGTGATCGCGCTGACCGCCGGCACCATGTTCCTGATGTGGATCGGCGAGCAGGTGACCGAGCGCGGTATCGGCAACGGCGTGTCCCTGATCATCTTCGCCGGCATCGTCGCGGGCCTGCCCGCCGCGGTCGGCACGATGTTCAACCAGATCAACGACGGCACCATGAACGCCATCACGGCGGTCGTGGTCGTGGCCATCGTCCTGGTGTTCACCTACCTGGTGGTGTTCGTCGAGCGCGGACAGCGCCGGATCACGGTGAACTACGCACGGCGTCAGGGCGGCCGCAACGCCTACATGAACCAGTCCTCGTTCCTGCCGTTGAAGCTGAACATGGCGGGCGTGATCCCGGCCATCTTCGCCTCCAGCATCGTGATGTTCCCGGCCACCGCGGCGACCTGGTTCAGCCAGGGCAACCAGGCCACCTGGCTGCAGCGTCTGAGCCAGTGGCTGAACCCCGGCGAGCCGCTGCACATGATCCTGTACGCGGGCCTGATCGTCGGCTTCGCGTTCTTCTACACGGCGCTGGTGTTCAACTCGCAGGAAACCGCGGACAACCTGAAGAAGTCGGGCGCGCTGATTCCGGGCATCCGCCCGGGCAAGGCGACGGCCGACTATGTCGACGGCGTGCTGACCCGCCTCACGGCGGCCGGCGCGGCCTATCTGGTGATCGTCTGTCTCCTCCCGGAGATCATGCGCACCCAACTGGGCACCTCGTTCTACTTCGGCGGCACCTCGTTGCTGATCGTCGTGGTCGTGGTGATGGATTTCATCGCCCAAATCCAGGCTCATCTGATGTCGCATCAGTACGAGAGCCTGCTGAAGAAGGCGAACTTGAAGGGCGGCTCGCGCGGCGGTCTCGCGCGCGGGTGA
- the rpsM gene encoding 30S ribosomal protein S13: protein MARIAGVNLPAQKHVWVGLQSIYGIGRTRSKKVCDAAGVNSSTKIRDLSEPEVERLRAEVGKYVVEGDLRREVGIAIKRLMDLGCYRGLRHRRGLPLRGQRTRTNARTRKGPRKAIKK, encoded by the coding sequence ATGGCGCGTATTGCGGGCGTCAATTTGCCTGCCCAGAAGCATGTCTGGGTCGGGTTGCAAAGCATTTACGGCATCGGCCGTACCCGGTCGAAGAAGGTGTGCGACGCCGCCGGCGTCAACTCCTCGACCAAGATCCGTGACCTGTCCGAGCCGGAAGTCGAGCGCCTGCGCGCCGAAGTCGGCAAGTACGTGGTCGAAGGCGACCTGCGCCGTGAAGTCGGCATCGCCATCAAGCGTCTGATGGACCTGGGCTGCTACCGCGGCCTGCGTCACCGCCGCGGCTTGCCGCTGCGTGGTCAGCGCACCCGTACCAATGCCCGTACCCGTAAGGGTCCGCGCAAGGCCATCAAGAAGTAA
- the rpsK gene encoding 30S ribosomal protein S11, which produces MAKPAAAKTKKKIKRVVTDGIAHVHASFNNTIITITDRQGNALSWATSGGAGFRGSRKSTPFAAQVAAEKAGRAALDYGVKSLEVRIKGPGPGRESAVRSLNNVGYKIMNIIDVTPIPHNGCRPPKKRRV; this is translated from the coding sequence ATGGCTAAGCCGGCTGCTGCCAAAACCAAGAAGAAGATCAAGCGCGTCGTCACCGACGGCATCGCTCACGTCCACGCTTCTTTCAACAACACCATCATCACGATCACCGACCGCCAGGGCAACGCGCTGTCGTGGGCGACTTCGGGCGGCGCGGGTTTCCGCGGTTCGCGCAAGTCGACCCCGTTCGCCGCGCAGGTCGCCGCCGAAAAGGCCGGCCGCGCTGCGCTCGACTACGGCGTGAAGTCGCTGGAAGTGCGCATCAAGGGTCCGGGTCCGGGCCGTGAGTCCGCCGTTCGTTCTCTGAACAACGTCGGTTACAAGATCATGAACATCATCGACGTGACGCCTATCCCGCACAACGGGTGCCGTCCGCCGAAGAAGCGTCGCGTCTGA
- the rpsD gene encoding 30S ribosomal protein S4, which yields MARYIGPTCKLARREGADLGLKSSARALDSKCKLEQKPGQHGPTARKGKLSDYATQLREKQKVKRIYGLLERQFRNYYKKASTKKGNTGENLLQLLETRLDNVIYRMGFAVTRPAARQLVSHRGVTVNGKSVNLPSYQVKAGDAIALSERAQKQLRVQESLTVSSQMDLSPSWVEVDSKKFSGVFKAVPDRADLPADINEALIVELYSK from the coding sequence ATGGCTCGTTATATCGGTCCCACCTGTAAGCTCGCCCGTCGCGAAGGCGCCGACCTCGGCCTGAAGTCGTCGGCGCGCGCCCTCGACTCCAAGTGCAAGCTCGAGCAAAAGCCCGGCCAGCACGGTCCCACCGCCCGCAAGGGCAAGCTGTCCGACTACGCCACCCAGCTGCGCGAAAAGCAGAAGGTCAAGCGTATTTACGGCCTGCTGGAACGTCAGTTCCGCAACTACTACAAGAAGGCCTCGACCAAGAAGGGCAACACCGGCGAGAACCTGCTGCAGCTCCTGGAGACGCGTCTGGACAACGTGATCTACCGCATGGGCTTCGCGGTCACCCGTCCGGCCGCCCGCCAGCTGGTTTCGCACCGCGGCGTCACGGTCAACGGCAAGTCGGTCAACCTGCCTTCGTACCAGGTCAAGGCCGGTGACGCGATCGCTCTGTCCGAGCGTGCCCAGAAGCAGCTGCGCGTGCAGGAATCCCTGACCGTGTCGTCGCAGATGGACCTGTCGCCGTCCTGGGTCGAGGTCGACAGCAAGAAGTTCAGCGGTGTGTTCAAGGCTGTGCCGGATCGTGCCGATCTGCCGGCCGATATCAACGAAGCGCTGATCGTCGAGCTGTACTCGAAGTAA
- a CDS encoding DNA-directed RNA polymerase subunit alpha encodes MTVTANQVLRPRGPQIERLTGNRAKVVIEPLERGYGHTLGNALRRVLLSSIPGFAITEVEIDGVLHEYTTVEGLEEDVLEVLLNLKDVAIRMHTGDASTLSLAKQGPGIVTAGDIKTDHNVEILNPEHVICHLTKDTAINMRLKIERGFGYQPAAARRRPDEETRAIGRLMLDASFSPVRRVAYAVEAARVEQRTDLDKLVLDIETNGTIDAEEAVRTAADILTDQLSVFGDFTHRDRGAAKPATSGIDPILLRPIDDLELTVRSANCLKAESIYYVGDLIQKTEVELLKTPNLGKKSLTEIKEVLAQRGLSLGMKLENWPPAGIAQHGMMG; translated from the coding sequence ATGACGGTTACCGCCAACCAGGTACTGCGCCCGCGTGGTCCGCAGATCGAACGACTGACCGGCAATCGCGCCAAGGTCGTGATCGAGCCGCTGGAGCGCGGCTACGGCCACACCCTCGGCAACGCGCTGCGCCGCGTGCTGCTGTCGTCGATCCCCGGCTTCGCGATCACCGAGGTCGAGATCGACGGCGTGCTCCACGAGTACACCACGGTCGAAGGTCTCGAAGAGGACGTGCTGGAAGTCCTGCTGAACCTCAAGGACGTCGCCATCCGCATGCACACCGGCGACGCTTCGACGCTGTCGCTGGCCAAGCAGGGCCCTGGCATCGTGACCGCGGGCGACATCAAGACTGACCACAACGTCGAGATCCTGAACCCCGAGCACGTGATCTGCCACCTGACCAAGGACACGGCGATCAACATGCGTCTGAAGATCGAGCGCGGTTTCGGCTACCAGCCGGCCGCCGCGCGTCGCCGCCCGGACGAAGAGACCCGTGCCATCGGCCGCCTGATGCTGGACGCCAGCTTCTCGCCGGTGCGCCGCGTCGCCTACGCCGTGGAAGCCGCGCGCGTCGAGCAGCGTACCGACCTCGACAAGCTGGTCCTGGACATCGAAACCAACGGCACGATCGACGCCGAGGAAGCTGTGCGCACCGCCGCCGACATCCTCACCGATCAGCTGTCGGTGTTCGGCGACTTCACCCACCGCGACCGCGGTGCGGCGAAGCCGGCCACCAGCGGCATCGACCCGATCCTGCTGCGTCCGATCGACGACCTCGAGCTGACCGTGCGTTCGGCCAACTGCCTCAAGGCCGAGAGCATCTACTACGTCGGCGACCTGATCCAGAAGACCGAGGTCGAGCTGCTCAAGACCCCGAACCTGGGCAAGAAGTCGCTCACCGAGATCAAGGAAGTGCTGGCTCAGCGCGGCCTGTCCCTCGGCATGAAGCTCGAGAACTGGCCGCCGGCCGGTATCGCGCAGCATGGGATGATGGGCTGA
- the rplQ gene encoding 50S ribosomal protein L17: MRHQKSGRKFSRTSAHRDAMFTNMAASLIKHGLIRTTLPKAKELRRVAEPLITLAKVDGVANRRLAFSRLRDKEAVGTLFTTLGPRYASRPGGYLRILKCGFRAGDNAPMAYVELVDRPEAAAE, from the coding sequence ATGCGTCACCAGAAATCCGGCCGTAAGTTCAGCCGTACCAGCGCCCACCGCGATGCCATGTTCACCAACATGGCGGCCTCGCTGATCAAGCACGGCCTGATCCGCACCACCCTGCCCAAGGCCAAGGAACTGCGCCGCGTCGCCGAGCCGCTGATCACCCTGGCCAAGGTCGATGGTGTGGCCAACCGCCGCCTGGCTTTCTCGCGCCTGCGCGACAAGGAAGCCGTGGGCACGCTGTTCACCACCCTGGGCCCGCGTTACGCGAGCCGCCCGGGCGGTTACCTGCGCATCCTCAAGTGCGGCTTCCGCGCCGGCGACAATGCGCCGATGGCTTACGTCGAACTGGTCGACCGTCCGGAAGCCGCTGCCGAGTAA
- a CDS encoding disulfide bond formation protein B, with the protein MPLSASFRTQYLLGFLACAGLLGYAFYLQLHDGLEPCPLCIFQRVAFFALGLVFLLGAIHGPKGARGRKAYGVLGLLAALAGILVAGNHVRLQHLPPDQVPACGPGLDYMLDAMPITGVIRKVMTGSGECAAVDWTFLGLAMPAWSLICFVVLALWVAYASFRKRTPAP; encoded by the coding sequence ATGCCCTTGTCCGCCTCGTTCCGCACCCAATACCTGCTGGGCTTCCTGGCCTGCGCCGGCCTGCTCGGCTACGCCTTCTACCTGCAGCTGCACGACGGCCTGGAGCCGTGCCCGCTGTGCATCTTCCAGCGCGTGGCCTTCTTCGCCCTGGGGCTGGTGTTCCTGCTCGGCGCGATCCACGGCCCCAAGGGCGCGCGCGGCCGCAAGGCTTACGGCGTGCTCGGCCTGCTGGCGGCGCTGGCCGGCATCCTGGTCGCCGGCAACCACGTGCGCCTGCAGCACCTGCCGCCGGACCAGGTGCCCGCCTGCGGCCCGGGCCTGGATTACATGCTCGACGCCATGCCGATCACCGGCGTGATCCGCAAGGTCATGACCGGCTCGGGCGAGTGCGCGGCCGTGGACTGGACCTTCCTGGGCCTGGCCATGCCGGCCTGGAGCCTGATCTGTTTCGTCGTACTGGCCCTGTGGGTCGCCTACGCCTCGTTCCGCAAGCGAACGCCGGCCCCCTGA
- a CDS encoding class II 3-deoxy-7-phosphoheptulonate synthase — protein sequence MSASDRNLRAVNLPADWTPSSWRGRTALQLPSYPDEAELNLALQELRNLPPLVTSWEILALKQQLAEAQEGKRFLLQGGDCAESFDQCSSDVISNRLKVLLQMSLVLVHGMRKPVVRVGRFAGQYAKPRSADSETIGGVTLPSYRGDMVNAPEFTEAARRPDPRRMIKAHARSAMTMNFVRALIDGGFADLHHPEYWNLSWVGHSPLADEYRRMVNAIGDAVRFMETLSGSEVHNLNRVDFYTSHEALLLPYEESLTRQVPRHWGWFNLSTHYPWIGMRTAAADGAHAEYFRGIRNPIALKVGPSVTPDQLLRTVDLLNPEDEPGRLSFIHRMGATQIAEKLPPLLEAMRRDGRRVLWVCDPMHGNTESTSNGYKTRRFRNIRSEIEQAFELHAAAGTRLGGVHLELTGEDVTECLGGARELTESDLERAYRSTVDPRLNYEQALEVAMLIVRKQAQIAAPA from the coding sequence ATGAGCGCCTCCGATCGCAACCTCCGTGCCGTCAACCTGCCCGCCGACTGGACGCCCTCGTCCTGGCGCGGCCGCACCGCACTGCAGTTGCCGAGCTATCCGGACGAGGCCGAACTGAACCTGGCGCTGCAGGAGCTGCGCAACCTGCCGCCGCTGGTGACCTCGTGGGAGATCCTGGCGCTGAAGCAGCAACTGGCCGAGGCGCAGGAAGGCAAGCGCTTCCTGTTGCAGGGCGGCGATTGCGCCGAGAGCTTCGACCAGTGCTCCTCGGACGTGATCTCCAACCGGCTCAAGGTGCTGCTGCAGATGAGCCTGGTGCTGGTGCACGGCATGCGCAAGCCGGTGGTGCGCGTGGGCCGCTTCGCCGGCCAGTACGCCAAGCCGCGTTCGGCCGACAGCGAGACCATCGGCGGCGTGACCCTGCCCAGCTACCGCGGCGACATGGTCAACGCGCCGGAGTTCACCGAGGCCGCGCGCCGCCCGGACCCGCGCCGCATGATCAAGGCGCATGCGCGTTCGGCGATGACGATGAATTTCGTCCGCGCCCTGATCGACGGCGGTTTCGCCGACCTGCACCACCCCGAGTACTGGAACCTGAGCTGGGTCGGCCACTCGCCGCTGGCCGACGAATACCGGCGCATGGTCAATGCCATCGGCGACGCCGTGCGCTTCATGGAGACGCTGTCGGGCAGCGAGGTGCACAACCTCAACCGCGTCGACTTCTACACCTCGCACGAGGCGCTGCTGCTGCCGTACGAGGAGTCGCTGACCCGGCAGGTGCCGCGCCACTGGGGCTGGTTCAACCTGAGCACCCATTACCCGTGGATCGGCATGCGCACCGCCGCCGCCGACGGTGCGCACGCGGAGTACTTCCGCGGCATCCGCAATCCGATCGCGCTGAAGGTGGGCCCGTCGGTCACGCCGGACCAGCTGCTGCGCACGGTCGACCTGCTCAACCCCGAGGACGAGCCGGGCCGCCTGAGCTTCATCCATCGCATGGGCGCGACCCAGATCGCGGAGAAGCTGCCGCCGCTGCTGGAGGCGATGCGCCGCGACGGCCGCCGCGTGTTGTGGGTCTGCGATCCGATGCACGGCAATACCGAGAGCACCAGCAACGGCTACAAGACCCGCCGCTTCCGCAATATCCGCAGCGAGATCGAGCAGGCCTTCGAGCTGCATGCGGCGGCCGGCACGCGCCTGGGCGGCGTGCACCTGGAGCTGACCGGCGAGGACGTGACCGAGTGCCTGGGCGGCGCGCGCGAGCTCACCGAGAGCGATCTGGAACGCGCCTACCGTTCCACCGTGGACCCGCGCCTGAACTACGAGCAGGCGTTGGAAGTGGCGATGCTGATCGTGCGCAAGCAGGCGCAGATCGCGGCGCCGGCTTGA
- a CDS encoding amidase produces MPFLPRFAAPTLTLALCACAIAPQARGQTAAESASEPAIAAAAFAVADPHGIVEADLAQLERRLREGKLSSAQLTQAYLDRIAALDRSGPQLRSVIELNPEALAEAARLDAERKAGALRGPLHGIPVLIKDNIDATPMVNSAGSLALAEHRPKADAPLVAALRKAGAIILGKTNLSEWANFRSIQSTSGWSARGGLTRNPYALDRSACGSSSGTGAAIAASLAAVGVGTETDGSILCPAAMNGLVGLKPSVGLISRSGIIPISASQDTPGPMARSVADAAALLNALVAAEAGGDAAAGDAARHRASDYTAGLKPDALKGARIGFLHESGVGYQRELNASLDRAIATLRAAGAEVIEVELATAGQWGEAEYEVLLYEFKDGLERYLNDSGAPLRTLDQLIAYNQAHADTELAVFGQEHLERAARKGPLSEPGYRDAAAKARRLAGAEGIDAILAKHRLDALVAPATGPAFTRDPVNGDHFNGAGYGAAAVAGYPSLTVPMGDARGLPLGLAFMGPKWSEAKLLAYAYAFEQRTQARIAPRFLPTLPVVEAAAVAP; encoded by the coding sequence ATGCCGTTCTTGCCTAGATTCGCCGCACCGACCTTGACGTTGGCGCTGTGCGCCTGCGCGATCGCGCCGCAGGCGCGTGGCCAGACCGCCGCCGAATCCGCCAGCGAGCCGGCCATCGCCGCGGCCGCGTTCGCCGTCGCCGACCCGCACGGCATCGTCGAAGCCGACCTCGCCCAACTCGAACGCCGCCTGCGCGAAGGCAAGCTCAGCAGCGCGCAGCTGACCCAGGCCTACCTGGACCGCATCGCCGCGCTGGACCGCAGCGGGCCGCAACTGCGCTCGGTGATCGAGCTCAACCCCGAGGCCCTGGCCGAGGCCGCCCGCCTGGATGCCGAGCGCAAGGCCGGCGCGCTGCGCGGGCCGCTGCACGGCATCCCGGTGCTGATCAAGGACAACATCGACGCCACGCCCATGGTCAATTCGGCCGGCTCGCTGGCCCTGGCCGAGCACCGCCCCAAGGCCGATGCGCCGCTGGTGGCCGCGCTGCGCAAGGCCGGCGCGATCATCCTGGGCAAGACCAACCTCAGCGAGTGGGCCAACTTCCGTTCGATCCAGTCCACCTCGGGCTGGAGCGCGCGCGGCGGCCTGACCCGCAACCCCTACGCGCTGGACCGCAGCGCCTGCGGCTCCAGCAGCGGCACCGGCGCGGCCATCGCCGCCAGCCTGGCCGCGGTGGGCGTGGGCACCGAAACCGACGGCAGCATCCTGTGCCCGGCGGCGATGAACGGCCTGGTCGGGCTCAAGCCCAGCGTGGGCCTGATCAGCCGCAGCGGCATCATTCCGATCTCGGCCAGCCAGGACACGCCCGGGCCGATGGCGCGCAGCGTCGCCGACGCCGCGGCGCTGCTCAACGCCCTGGTCGCGGCCGAGGCCGGCGGCGACGCGGCTGCGGGAGACGCGGCACGCCATCGCGCCAGCGACTACACCGCCGGCCTGAAACCCGATGCGCTCAAGGGCGCGCGCATCGGTTTCCTGCACGAGTCCGGCGTGGGCTATCAGCGCGAACTCAACGCCAGCCTGGACCGCGCCATCGCGACCCTGCGCGCCGCCGGCGCGGAAGTGATCGAGGTCGAACTGGCCACCGCCGGGCAGTGGGGCGAGGCCGAATACGAAGTGCTGCTGTACGAATTCAAGGACGGGCTGGAGCGCTATCTCAACGACAGCGGCGCGCCGCTGCGCACGCTGGACCAGCTGATCGCCTACAACCAGGCGCACGCCGACACCGAGCTGGCGGTGTTCGGCCAGGAGCACCTGGAGCGCGCCGCGCGCAAGGGCCCGCTGAGCGAACCGGGCTACCGCGACGCCGCGGCCAAGGCCCGCCGCCTGGCAGGCGCCGAAGGCATCGATGCGATCCTGGCCAAACACCGCCTGGACGCACTGGTCGCTCCCGCCACCGGCCCCGCTTTTACCCGCGACCCGGTCAACGGCGACCACTTCAACGGCGCAGGCTATGGCGCCGCTGCGGTGGCTGGCTATCCCAGCCTGACCGTACCCATGGGCGACGCCCGCGGCTTGCCGCTGGGCCTGGCGTTCATGGGTCCGAAGTGGAGCGAGGCGAAGTTGCTGGCTTACGCCTATGCGTTCGAGCAGCGCACGCAGGCGCGCATTGCGCCGCGGTTTCTGCCTACGTTGCCGGTGGTTGAGGCGGCGGCGGTCGCGCCGTGA
- a CDS encoding DUF2127 domain-containing protein yields the protein MSDGADPHYDLRPQAHPGLHVIALVEAAKGTLALLAASGLELLGPAPLQRWIHELIARFHLNPEHGGLAKFADMISPHSVHLAAAVVLLYGALHLVEAWGLWRARAWASWLGCLGAAIYLPFDIYALFKHPGWIAVAVLVINLIVVWVLGRDLFKRRH from the coding sequence GTGAGCGACGGCGCCGACCCACATTACGACCTGCGACCGCAGGCCCACCCGGGCCTGCACGTGATCGCCCTGGTCGAGGCGGCCAAGGGCACGCTGGCCCTGCTCGCCGCCAGCGGCCTGGAGCTGCTGGGACCGGCGCCGCTGCAGCGCTGGATCCATGAGCTGATCGCGCGCTTCCATCTCAATCCCGAGCACGGTGGGCTGGCCAAGTTCGCCGACATGATCAGCCCGCATTCGGTGCACCTGGCCGCGGCCGTGGTGCTGCTGTACGGCGCGCTGCATCTGGTCGAAGCCTGGGGCCTGTGGCGCGCGCGCGCCTGGGCCTCGTGGCTGGGCTGCCTGGGCGCGGCGATCTACCTGCCCTTCGACATCTACGCGCTGTTCAAGCACCCCGGCTGGATCGCGGTGGCGGTGCTGGTGATCAACCTGATCGTGGTCTGGGTGCTCGGCCGCGACCTGTTCAAGCGCCGCCACTAG